The following coding sequences are from one Triticum aestivum cultivar Chinese Spring chromosome 5A, IWGSC CS RefSeq v2.1, whole genome shotgun sequence window:
- the LOC123106687 gene encoding protein FAR1-RELATED SEQUENCE 12-like, producing the protein MQRHLHYKSLDEFRSLLYYATSQANFEQRWKAFYDKWKTDRTEEWLDRMYRKRRLWAASYLSDGFFLGMRSNQRSESLNSCLHLHLDYGMTIVDLVVHYENCIVRLRENEAYDDCEAFQKEPPSVTEYKVLEEHAAKVFTPANFYILQDDLHKMGQLEIFETLVGIGRETFIVTWKDNHKFRYNVVYEPGNSEETITCSCLRMVRKGLPCKHILFVLHHLNLTEIPKCCVLHRLSKHARDGLPVQRKSDMFGWGWSGPLERERYSAISIKTAQAAHVAANDPFLFDELMKCLDNIIAQKKISEEELIGSRRYAMLKKEASQVQQVEPGIGDPQKVSTKGAPKKGRSKGGPGVTKNGRPKDFTEKKSGPLCSLCSQAGHNKATCHLNEKNWA; encoded by the exons ATGCAGAGGCACCTGCATTACAAGTCACTGGATGAGTTCAGATCGCTCCTGTACTATGCCACCTCTCAAGCGAACTTTGAGCAGAGATGGAAAGCTTTCTATGATAAGTGGAAGACGGATAGAACTGAAGAGTGGCTTGAcaggatgtacaggaagaggagACTGTGGGCAGCTTCATATCTTTCCGATGGTTTTTTTCTTGGTATGCGAAGTAACCAGAGGAGTGAAAGCCTCAACTCCTGCCTTCACCTTCACCTGGACTACGGTATGACAATTGTTGATTTGGTGGTGCATTATGAGAACTGTATAGTTCGCCTGCGTGAGAACGAGGCGTACGATGACTGCGAGGCATTCCAGAAGGAACCACCGTCTGTTACTGAATATAAAGTCCTTGAGGAGCATGCCGCCAAAGTATTCACACCTGCTAATTTCTACATCTTGCAAGATGATTTGCATAAGATGGGTCAGCTGGAGATATTTGAGACGCTCGTGGGAATTGGGCGTGAGACATTCATTGTGACATGGAAGGATAACCACAAGTTTAGGTACAATGTTGTTTATGAACCAGGTAACTCAGAAGAAACTATTACATGCAGTTGTCTTAGGATGGTTCGGAAAgggctgccatgcaaacacattctgtttgttctccatcatctgaatttaactgaaataccaaagtgttgtgtCCTTCATCGGTTGTCCAAACATGCAAGAGATGGGTTGCCTGTGCAGAGGAAGAGTGATATGTTTGGATGGGGTTGGTCAGGGCCATTGGAGAGAGAACGGTATAGTGCAATATCCATTAAAACCGCACAAGCTGCTCATGTTGCAGCAAATGATCCCTTCTTGTTCGATGAGTTGATGAAGTGTCTAGACAACATAATAGCACAGAAAAAGATTTCAGAGGAGGAACTTATAGGAAGTAGAAGGTATGCTATGCTGAAGAAGGAGGCAAGTCAAGTGCAACAAGTTGAGCCTGGTATTGGTGATCCTCAGAAAGTTTCGACGAAGGGTGCACCTAAGAAGGGGCGGTCAAAGGGGGGCCCCGGCGTTACAAAGAATGGTAGGCCAAAAGATTTTACAGAGAAGAAAAGTGGTCCTTTGTGCAGTTTGTGTAGTCAAGCAGGTCATAATAAGGCTACATGTCATTTGAACGAGAA GAACTGGGCGTAG